A single window of Onychomys torridus chromosome 8, mOncTor1.1, whole genome shotgun sequence DNA harbors:
- the LOC118589909 gene encoding olfactory receptor 10-like, with product MGNYNSTSPESFILVGFSDWPQLQVFLFVTILIFYSLTIFGNTIIIALARLDLRLHTPMYFFLSHLSFLDLCYTTSTVPQLLINLHGLDRTISYGGCVSQLYIFLALASTECLILVAMAFDRYAAVCNPLHYTTIMHPLLCRALALSSWIGGLVNSLIQTGLVMAMRLCGHQINHFFCEMPIFLKLACEDTEGTEAKMFVARTIVLVCPAVLILGSYVHIARAVLKVKSMAGRRKAFGTCGSHLMVVSLFYGSGIYTYLQPVHRYSESKGKFVALFYTIVTPMFNPLIYTLRNKDVKGALLKVLGRSTDSG from the coding sequence ATGGGAAACTACAACTCTACTTCACCAGAGAGTTTCATTTTGGTGGGTTTCTCAGATTGGCCTCAGTTACAAGTCTTCCTTTTTGTCACTATTTTGATTTTCTACTCCCTGACTATCTTTGGCAACACAATCATCATTGCTCTTGCAAGACTGGACCTTCGACTACAcactcccatgtacttcttcctgtcACACCTCTCCTTCCTGGACCTCTGCTACACCACCAGCACTGTGCCCCAGCTCCTGATCAACCTTCATGGACTTGACAGGACCATCAGCTATGGAGGTTGTGTGTCCCAGCTGTACATATTTCTTGCTCTAGCCTCCACAGAATGTTTGATATTGGTGGCGATGGCCTTTGACCGCTATGCTGCTGTGTGTAACCCACTCCACTACACCACCATCATGCACCCCCTTCTCTGCAGGGCATTGGCCCTCTCCTCCTGGATAGGAGGCCTTGTGAACTCTCTGATTCAGACAGGACTTGTGATGGCCATGCGACTCTGTGGCCATCAAATCAATCACTTCTTCTGTGAAATGCCCATATTCCTGAAGTTGGCCTGCGAGGACACAGAAGGAACAGAAGCTAAGATGTTTGTGGCTCGAACAATTGTCTTAGTGTGCCCTGCAGTTCTGATTCTAGGCTCCTATGTTCACATTGCTCGGGCTGTACTAAAAGTCAAGTCAATGGCTGGACGCAGAAAGGCTTTTGGGACTTGTGGGTCCCACCTCATGGTGGTGTCTCTCTTTTATGGCTCAGGTATTTATACATATCTTCAACCAGTCCACAGATATTCTGAAAGCAAGGGAAAGTTTGTTGCCCTGTTTTATACTATTGTTACCCCGATGTTCAATCCTTTGATCTACACCCTGAGGAACAAAGATGTGAAGGGGGCTCTGCTGAAGGTGCTAGGGAGAAGTACAGACTCAGGGTAA